The window GGGACCTTCGTGGTGGATGAGTTCGGACTTGTAGAGCCCGATCTGCGATTCCGCGAGAGAGTTGTCGTAGGCGTCGCCGACGGATCCGACGGACGGGTCGATGCCTTCGTCGACGAGCCGATCGGTGAAGGCGATTGACGTGTAGACGCTGCCCGCGTCGGTGTGATGCGTGAGCCCCTCGAACCCGGTGATGCCTTCGCGGCGGCGGGTGAAGAGAGCCATGTCGAGGCAGTCGAGCACGAGCGGTGTGGTCATGCTCGTCGCGGCGCGCCAGCCGATGATGCGGCGGGAGTGCGCGTCGAAGACGAACGCGACGTAGACCCATCCAGACCACGTCCACACGTATGTGAAGTCCGCGACCCAGAGCTGGTTCGTGCGGAACCGGGCGAAGTGTCGGTCGACGAGGTCCGCGGGGCGGGTCTCGCGCGGATCCGTGTCGACGGGACGCTTCCGCTTCCCGCGGAGCACGCCGGCGATCCCAAGCTCACGCATGAGGCGCTCGAGCGTGCAGCGCGCGATGTCGTGACCGTCACGGCGGAGCCGCAACCAGAGCTTTCGGGCCCCGAGCACCTTGCGGTGCGCCTGCCACGCCGCCAGGATGATCGGCTTCCACCGCTCATCCGAAACGGCCTGGGATGACGGTCCGCGCCCGCGGGCGTCGTAGTAGGTCGATGGGGCGATCTTCACGCCGTGCTGGGTGAGCACAGCGCAGATCGACTCGACACCCCATCGGAGCCCGCCCTCGGTGCGGTCCTTGTGTTCGTCGATGAAGGCGACTATCGCTTGTGTGGCCGGTCGAGTTCGGCCGCGAAGAAAGCTGAAGCCGCCTTCAAGATCTCGTTCGCCCGCCGCAGCTCGGCGTTCTCCCGCTTCAGGCGCTTGATCTCCACCGCCGCGTCAGTCGTCACACCGGGCCGGTCTCCCGCGTCGACCTGCTCCCGACGGATCCAGGTGCGAATCGTTTCCGGCGACCCGATGCCGAGCATCTGCGCGACCGCGGTCATCGCCTGATACTCGCTCGGATAATCGGCCCGCACCTCGACGACCATACGGACAGCGCGCTCACGAAGCTCGCGCGGATACTTACTGGGACGTCCCATAAGACAGATCCTTCCAAGGAATCCTGTCTCCGGACACACCGGGGCGAGTCAGTCGTACTCAACGACGCGTATCGGGAACTCGCCGCGCACTACTCCGCGGCGGTGCTGCCGGGCCGGCCCGCGAAACCGAAAGACAAGGCGAGCGTCGAGAACACTGTCGGCAACGTCGCGACAGCGGTGATCGCCACGCTCCGTGACCGCACCTTCGCGACGCTGCCGGAGCTTCGCGCGGTGATCCGTGAGCGGGTCACCGCTTACAACGCCGAGCCGTTCCAGAAGCGCGCCGGGTCCAGACTCTCCGTGTTCGAGGCAGAGGAGAAGCCGCTGCTACGGCCGCTGCCGGCCGTCGGGTTCGAGATCTCCCGATGGCACTACGGACGCAAGGTTCAGCGCAACGGGCACGTGGTGTTCGAGCGGAACTTCTACTCCGTCCCCTACGCCAACATCGGAGGCAACGTCGACCTGCGCGTCACCGAGACCACCCTCGAGGTGTTCGCCGCCGATCAGCGGCTCACCAGCCATCTCCTCGCCCCAGCCGGGGTGATCAACGAGTACCGCACGCACGACTCGGATCTGCCCGACGGACCCCAGTATCGGCAATGGGACGCGGAGCGGGTTCGGGAGTGGGCAGCTCGGATCGGGGAGGACACCACGACGATCGTGAACCGCATCTTCGAGTCCGTCCCGGTCGACGAGCAGGGTTTGGACGCTGCGCTGGCCGTGTTGCGGATGACTCGCCGCTACTCGGCTGCGCGGGTCGAAGCTGCTGCTGGGATCGCGCTGCAGTCGCGGGTGAGGTCGCCCAGGTATGCGCATCTGCGGCCGATCCTGGACTCCAATCAGGACCAGAACGGCAGACGGCAACCGAGGTT is drawn from Pseudoclavibacter chungangensis and contains these coding sequences:
- a CDS encoding IS3 family transposase (programmed frameshift); protein product: MGRPSKYPRELRERAVRMVVEVRADYPSEYQAMTAVAQMLGIGSPETIRTWIRREQVDAGDRPGVTTDAAVEIKRLKRENAELRRANEILKAASGFLRGRTRPATQAIVAFIDEHKDRTEGGLRWGVESICAVLTQHGVKIAPSTYYDARGRGPSSQAVSDERWKPIILAAWQAHRKVLGARKLWLRLRRDGHDIARCTLERLMRELGIAGVLRGKRKRPVDTDPRETRPADLVDRHFARFRTNQLWVADFTYVWTWSGWVYVAFVFDAHSRRIIGWRAATSMTTPLVLDCLDMALFTRRREGITGFEGLTHHTDAGSVYTSIAFTDRLVDEGIDPSVGSVGDAYDNSLAESQIGLYKSELIHHEGPWRDVDQVEAATASWVLWFNTERTHGSIDDLTPLEVEQLDYARNEPVERAG